The following proteins are co-located in the Paralichthys olivaceus isolate ysfri-2021 chromosome 10, ASM2471397v2, whole genome shotgun sequence genome:
- the rcbtb1 gene encoding RCC1 and BTB domain-containing protein 1: protein MVDVTKWPLFSLMGPQELSTILKACVFGTSANEAIYITSDDEVFVFGLNCSNCLGTGDSQSTVVPKKLDFLSGRKVVSLSYGSGPHVLLATEDGELFAWGHNGYSQLGNGTTNQGVSPVLVSANLLNKKVTEVACGSHHSMALTDSGEVYAWGYNNCGQVGSGSTANQPTPRRVSSCLQNKVAVGIVCGQTSSLAVVDNGEVYGWGYNGNGQLGLGNNGNQLTPCRLVALQGLCVQQIVSGYAHSLALTDEGLLYAWGANTYGQLGTGNKSNQLSPVQIMTEKERIVEIAACHSTHTSAAKTQSGQVFMWGQCRGQSIVLPHLTHFTCTDDVFACFATPSVMWKLLSMEHDDFLTVAQCLKKEFDNPETADLKFCVDGKYIYVHKAVLKIRCEHFRSMFQSHWNEDMKEVIEIDQFSYPVYRSFLEFLYTDNVELSPEDAIGLLDLATSYCENRLKRLCQHIIKRGITVENAFSLLSAAVRYDAEDLEEFCFKFCVNHLTEVTQTAAFWQIDGNLLKDFICRASRCGAFKN from the exons ATGGTGGATGTAACCAAATGGCCCCTCTTCAGCCTGATGGGGCCTCAGGAGCTCTCCACCATCCTGAAGGCATGCGTGTTTGGGACGTCTGCTAACGAGGCTATCTACATCACCAGTGATGACGAG GTGTTTGTATTCGGGTTGAACTGCAGTAACTGCCTGGGCACAGGGGACAGCCAGAGCACCGTTGTCCCCAAGAAGCTGGACTTCCTGAGTGGGAGGAAGGTGGTCAGTCTGAGCTACGGCAGCGGACCTCACGTCCTGCTGGCCACAGAGG ACGGAGAGCTGTTTGCCTGGGGACATAATGGCTACAGCCAACTGGGAAATGGGACAACCAACCAGGGAGTCTCTCCAGTGCTCGTGTCTGCCAACCTGCTCAATAAGAAGGTCACAGAAGTGGCCTGTGGCTCTCACCACTCAATGGCTCTGACTGACTCAGGAGAA gTGTATGCGTGGGGCTACAACAACTGTGGTCAGGTGGGCTCAGGCTCCACAGCCAACCAGCCCACCCCCCGCAGGGTGTCCAGCTGCCTGCAGAACAAAGTGGCTGTCGGTATCGTCTGTGGTCAGACCTCGTCTCTGGCTGTGGTGGACAACGGAGAG GTGTACGGTTGGGGCTATAATGGGAACGGTCAGCTGGGACTGGGAAACAACGGGAACCAGCTCACTCCCTGTCGACTGGTGGCTTTGCAGGGTTTATGTGTGCAACAG atTGTCTCAGGCTACGCCCACTCCCTGGCACTGACCGATGAGGGGTTGCTGTACGCGTGGGGCGCCAACACATATGGACAACTGGGCACCGGCAACAAGAGCAACCAGCTGAGTCCAGTTCAGAtcatgacagagaaagagag AATCGTAGAGATCGCCGCCTGTCACTCCACGCACACGTCTGCTGCTAAGACCCAGAGTGGTCAGGTGTTCATGTGGGGCCAGTGCAGGGGCCAGTCTATAGTGCTGCCTCACCTCACACACTTTACCTGCACTGATGATGTGTTCGCATGCTTCGCCACCCCCTCGGTCATGTGGAAGCTTCTCTCCATGG AGCACGATGACTTCCTGACTGTGGCTCAGTGTCTGAAGAAAGAATTTGACAACCCAGAGACGGCCGACCTCAAGTTCTGCGTCGACGGCAAATACATCTACGTCCACAAAGCAGTTCTCAAAATCAG GTGTGAACACTTCAGGTCCATGTTTCAGTCCCATTGGAACGAAGACATGAAGGAGGTGATTGAAATCGACCAGTTCTCCTACCCGGTGTACCGCTCCTTCCTGGAGTTCCTCTACACGGACAACGTGGAGTTGTCTCCTGAAGATGCTATCg GGCTGCTGGATCTGGCGACATCGTACTGTGAGAACCGCCTGAAGCGTCTCTGTCAACACATCATCAAGAGAGGGATCACCGTGGAAAATGCCTTCTCGCTGCTGTCGGCTGCCGTGCGCTACGATGCAGAG GACCTGGAGGAGTTCTGCTTCAAGTTCTGCGTGAATCACCTGACCGAGGTCACCCAGACTGCTGCTTTCTGGCAGATCGACGGCAACTTGCTCAAGGATTTCATTTGTCGAGCCAGCCGCTGCGGAGCCTTCAAAAACTGA
- the phf11 gene encoding uncharacterized protein phf11 isoform X7, with protein sequence MSLGRLVSCVLCLSSEETQTTGALSIKDEVAAHQNCLLFSSGIFCRNSPQFDDLFGFSIEDVVKEVKRGRKLQCHKCKKKGATAGCEVKRCKRSYHFPCAVKKGAKVIEDPAKGSYGLYCSQHQPLQNTQSNGVVNRLNSDPSEPGTSNNHSGAGSTKVHCLTCEKKEGNLGPDSLSNAIVMCSCDKHAPSSYKRNDGSMAARLIVFTSDSDSSRSPTHSPVKRRLNRNTLEESPSKRKTKGRTFRTDEDSLNSESAIFAPLESDIDESANSVLEQQVGQSLCINDFLSLKPTLEMFNKLKPIFCSFFSSS encoded by the exons ATGAGTCTGGGTCGTCTCGTGTCCTGTGTCCTCTGTCTGAGCTCCGAAGAGACACAGACCACCGGAGCTTTATCCATCAAAGACGAAGTCGCTGCTCATCAGAACTGTTTG TTATTTTCTTCTGGTATTTTTTGTCGGAATTCCCCTCAGTTTGACGACCTGTTTGGTTTCTCCATAGAAGATGTGGTGAAGGAGGTCAAACGAGGAAGAAAACTG CAATGCCACAAATGTAAGAAAAAGGGCGCCACTGCCGGGTGTGAAGTCAAACGCTGCAAGAGGTCCTACCACTTCCCCTGTGCTGTGAAGAAGGGAGCCAAGGTCATCGAAGATCCGGCCAAAGGGAGTTATGG GTTGTACTGCTCCCAACACCAACCACTTCAAA aCACACAAAGCAATGGTGTGGTAAACAGGCTCAACTCTGATCCATCAGAACCTGGAACTTCCAAcaatcacagtggagctggatcAACTAAG GTTCACTGTCTCACCTgtgagaagaaagaaggaaaccTCGGTCCGGATAGTTTGTCTAATGCCATTGTCAT gtgctCCTGTGACAAACACGCTCCTTCGTCATATAAGAGGAACG ACGGTTCTATGGCAGCCAGACTGATTGTTTTTACCAGCGACTCGGACTCGTCCCGCAGTCCGACACATTCGCCTGTCAAG AGACGGTTGAATCGAAACAC GCTGGAGGAGAGCCCCTCGAAACGTAAGACTAAAGGCCGGACGTTCAGAACAGATGAGGATTCTTTAAACTCAG AATCGGCGATATTTGCCCCTTTAGAGTCAGACATAGACGAAAGTGCCAACTCTGTTCTAGAGCAACAAGTGGGTCAAAGCCTCTGTATTAATGATTTCTTATCACTAAAACCAACATTAGAGATGTTTAATAAGCTGAAACCCATCTTCTGTTCGTTCTTCTCCTCTTCGTGA
- the phf11 gene encoding uncharacterized protein phf11 isoform X3 encodes MFVLHHNSTNTSNYTLFRGDVDRLGPGRHESGSSRVLCPLSELRRDTDHRSFIHQRRSRCSSELFEDVVKEVKRGRKLQCHKCKKKGATAGCEVKRCKRSYHFPCAVKKGAKVIEDPAKGSYGLYCSQHQPLQNTQSNGVVNRLNSDPSEPGTSNNHSGAGSTKVHCLTCEKKEGNLGPDSLSNAIVMCSCDKHAPSSYKRNDGSMAARLIVFTSDSDSSRSPTHSPVKRRLNRNTLEESPSKRKTKGRTFRTDEDSLNSESAIFAPLESDIDESANSVLEQQVGQSLCINDFLSLKPTLEMFNKLKPIFCSFFSSS; translated from the exons ATGTTTGTACTCCATCATAATAGTACTAATACTAGCAATTATACTTTGTTCCGAGGAGACGTGGACAGACTTGGACCGGGTCGACATGAGTCTGGGTCGTCTCGTGTCCTGTGTCCTCTGTCTGAGCTCCGAAGAGACACAGACCACCGGAGCTTTATCCATCAAAGACGAAGTCGCTGCTCATCAGAACTGTTTG AAGATGTGGTGAAGGAGGTCAAACGAGGAAGAAAACTG CAATGCCACAAATGTAAGAAAAAGGGCGCCACTGCCGGGTGTGAAGTCAAACGCTGCAAGAGGTCCTACCACTTCCCCTGTGCTGTGAAGAAGGGAGCCAAGGTCATCGAAGATCCGGCCAAAGGGAGTTATGG GTTGTACTGCTCCCAACACCAACCACTTCAAA aCACACAAAGCAATGGTGTGGTAAACAGGCTCAACTCTGATCCATCAGAACCTGGAACTTCCAAcaatcacagtggagctggatcAACTAAG GTTCACTGTCTCACCTgtgagaagaaagaaggaaaccTCGGTCCGGATAGTTTGTCTAATGCCATTGTCAT gtgctCCTGTGACAAACACGCTCCTTCGTCATATAAGAGGAACG ACGGTTCTATGGCAGCCAGACTGATTGTTTTTACCAGCGACTCGGACTCGTCCCGCAGTCCGACACATTCGCCTGTCAAG AGACGGTTGAATCGAAACAC GCTGGAGGAGAGCCCCTCGAAACGTAAGACTAAAGGCCGGACGTTCAGAACAGATGAGGATTCTTTAAACTCAG AATCGGCGATATTTGCCCCTTTAGAGTCAGACATAGACGAAAGTGCCAACTCTGTTCTAGAGCAACAAGTGGGTCAAAGCCTCTGTATTAATGATTTCTTATCACTAAAACCAACATTAGAGATGTTTAATAAGCTGAAACCCATCTTCTGTTCGTTCTTCTCCTCTTCGTGA
- the phf11 gene encoding uncharacterized protein phf11 isoform X2, protein MFVLHHNSTNTSNYTLFRGDVDRLGPGRHESGSSRVLCPLSELRRDTDHRSFIHQRRSRCSSELFDVVKEVKRGRKLQCHKCKKKGATAGCEVKRCKRSYHFPCAVKKGAKVIEDPAKGSYGLYCSQHQPLQNTQSNGVVNRLNSDPSEPGTSNNHSGAGSTKVHCLTCEKKEGNLGPDSLSNAIVMCSCDKHAPSSYKRNGNNGSMAARLIVFTSDSDSSRSPTHSPVKRRLNRNTLEESPSKRKTKGRTFRTDEDSLNSESAIFAPLESDIDESANSVLEQQVGQSLCINDFLSLKPTLEMFNKLKPIFCSFFSSS, encoded by the exons ATGTTTGTACTCCATCATAATAGTACTAATACTAGCAATTATACTTTGTTCCGAGGAGACGTGGACAGACTTGGACCGGGTCGACATGAGTCTGGGTCGTCTCGTGTCCTGTGTCCTCTGTCTGAGCTCCGAAGAGACACAGACCACCGGAGCTTTATCCATCAAAGACGAAGTCGCTGCTCATCAGAACTGTTTG ATGTGGTGAAGGAGGTCAAACGAGGAAGAAAACTG CAATGCCACAAATGTAAGAAAAAGGGCGCCACTGCCGGGTGTGAAGTCAAACGCTGCAAGAGGTCCTACCACTTCCCCTGTGCTGTGAAGAAGGGAGCCAAGGTCATCGAAGATCCGGCCAAAGGGAGTTATGG GTTGTACTGCTCCCAACACCAACCACTTCAAA aCACACAAAGCAATGGTGTGGTAAACAGGCTCAACTCTGATCCATCAGAACCTGGAACTTCCAAcaatcacagtggagctggatcAACTAAG GTTCACTGTCTCACCTgtgagaagaaagaaggaaaccTCGGTCCGGATAGTTTGTCTAATGCCATTGTCAT gtgctCCTGTGACAAACACGCTCCTTCGTCATATAAGAGGAACGGTAATA ACGGTTCTATGGCAGCCAGACTGATTGTTTTTACCAGCGACTCGGACTCGTCCCGCAGTCCGACACATTCGCCTGTCAAG AGACGGTTGAATCGAAACAC GCTGGAGGAGAGCCCCTCGAAACGTAAGACTAAAGGCCGGACGTTCAGAACAGATGAGGATTCTTTAAACTCAG AATCGGCGATATTTGCCCCTTTAGAGTCAGACATAGACGAAAGTGCCAACTCTGTTCTAGAGCAACAAGTGGGTCAAAGCCTCTGTATTAATGATTTCTTATCACTAAAACCAACATTAGAGATGTTTAATAAGCTGAAACCCATCTTCTGTTCGTTCTTCTCCTCTTCGTGA
- the phf11 gene encoding uncharacterized protein phf11 isoform X9: MSLGRLVSCVLCLSSEETQTTGALSIKDEVAAHQNCLLFSSGIFCRNSPQFDDLFGFSIEDVVKEVKRGRKLQCHKCKKKGATAGCEVKRCKRSYHFPCAVKKGAKVIEDPAKGSYGLYCSQHQPLQNTQSNGVVNRLNSDPSEPGTSNNHSGAGSTKVHCLTCEKKEGNLGPDSLSNAIVMCSCDKHAPSSYKRNDGSMAARLIVFTSDSDSSRSPTHSPVKRRLNRNTLEESPSKRKTKGRTFRTDEDSLNSESAIFAPLESDIDESANSVLEQQVEMTVPHSLPQWEKTRRMKTAGETQMKMNPP; this comes from the exons ATGAGTCTGGGTCGTCTCGTGTCCTGTGTCCTCTGTCTGAGCTCCGAAGAGACACAGACCACCGGAGCTTTATCCATCAAAGACGAAGTCGCTGCTCATCAGAACTGTTTG TTATTTTCTTCTGGTATTTTTTGTCGGAATTCCCCTCAGTTTGACGACCTGTTTGGTTTCTCCATAGAAGATGTGGTGAAGGAGGTCAAACGAGGAAGAAAACTG CAATGCCACAAATGTAAGAAAAAGGGCGCCACTGCCGGGTGTGAAGTCAAACGCTGCAAGAGGTCCTACCACTTCCCCTGTGCTGTGAAGAAGGGAGCCAAGGTCATCGAAGATCCGGCCAAAGGGAGTTATGG GTTGTACTGCTCCCAACACCAACCACTTCAAA aCACACAAAGCAATGGTGTGGTAAACAGGCTCAACTCTGATCCATCAGAACCTGGAACTTCCAAcaatcacagtggagctggatcAACTAAG GTTCACTGTCTCACCTgtgagaagaaagaaggaaaccTCGGTCCGGATAGTTTGTCTAATGCCATTGTCAT gtgctCCTGTGACAAACACGCTCCTTCGTCATATAAGAGGAACG ACGGTTCTATGGCAGCCAGACTGATTGTTTTTACCAGCGACTCGGACTCGTCCCGCAGTCCGACACATTCGCCTGTCAAG AGACGGTTGAATCGAAACAC GCTGGAGGAGAGCCCCTCGAAACGTAAGACTAAAGGCCGGACGTTCAGAACAGATGAGGATTCTTTAAACTCAG AATCGGCGATATTTGCCCCTTTAGAGTCAGACATAGACGAAAGTGCCAACTCTGTTCTAGAGCAACAAGTGG AAATGACAGTCCCTCACAGTCTCCCTCAG TGGGAAAAGACCCGGAGGATGAAAACAGCGGGagaaacacagatgaagatgaatcCACCATGA
- the phf11 gene encoding uncharacterized protein phf11 isoform X1, whose amino-acid sequence MFVLHHNSTNTSNYTLFRGDVDRLGPGRHESGSSRVLCPLSELRRDTDHRSFIHQRRSRCSSELFEDVVKEVKRGRKLQCHKCKKKGATAGCEVKRCKRSYHFPCAVKKGAKVIEDPAKGSYGLYCSQHQPLQNTQSNGVVNRLNSDPSEPGTSNNHSGAGSTKVHCLTCEKKEGNLGPDSLSNAIVMCSCDKHAPSSYKRNGNNGSMAARLIVFTSDSDSSRSPTHSPVKRRLNRNTLEESPSKRKTKGRTFRTDEDSLNSESAIFAPLESDIDESANSVLEQQVGQSLCINDFLSLKPTLEMFNKLKPIFCSFFSSS is encoded by the exons ATGTTTGTACTCCATCATAATAGTACTAATACTAGCAATTATACTTTGTTCCGAGGAGACGTGGACAGACTTGGACCGGGTCGACATGAGTCTGGGTCGTCTCGTGTCCTGTGTCCTCTGTCTGAGCTCCGAAGAGACACAGACCACCGGAGCTTTATCCATCAAAGACGAAGTCGCTGCTCATCAGAACTGTTTG AAGATGTGGTGAAGGAGGTCAAACGAGGAAGAAAACTG CAATGCCACAAATGTAAGAAAAAGGGCGCCACTGCCGGGTGTGAAGTCAAACGCTGCAAGAGGTCCTACCACTTCCCCTGTGCTGTGAAGAAGGGAGCCAAGGTCATCGAAGATCCGGCCAAAGGGAGTTATGG GTTGTACTGCTCCCAACACCAACCACTTCAAA aCACACAAAGCAATGGTGTGGTAAACAGGCTCAACTCTGATCCATCAGAACCTGGAACTTCCAAcaatcacagtggagctggatcAACTAAG GTTCACTGTCTCACCTgtgagaagaaagaaggaaaccTCGGTCCGGATAGTTTGTCTAATGCCATTGTCAT gtgctCCTGTGACAAACACGCTCCTTCGTCATATAAGAGGAACGGTAATA ACGGTTCTATGGCAGCCAGACTGATTGTTTTTACCAGCGACTCGGACTCGTCCCGCAGTCCGACACATTCGCCTGTCAAG AGACGGTTGAATCGAAACAC GCTGGAGGAGAGCCCCTCGAAACGTAAGACTAAAGGCCGGACGTTCAGAACAGATGAGGATTCTTTAAACTCAG AATCGGCGATATTTGCCCCTTTAGAGTCAGACATAGACGAAAGTGCCAACTCTGTTCTAGAGCAACAAGTGGGTCAAAGCCTCTGTATTAATGATTTCTTATCACTAAAACCAACATTAGAGATGTTTAATAAGCTGAAACCCATCTTCTGTTCGTTCTTCTCCTCTTCGTGA
- the phf11 gene encoding uncharacterized protein phf11 isoform X5 translates to MFVLHHNSTNTSNYTLFRGDVDRLGPGRHESGSSRVLCPLSELRRDTDHRSFIHQRRSRCSSELFDVVKEVKRGRKLQCHKCKKKGATAGCEVKRCKRSYHFPCAVKKGAKVIEDPAKGSYGLYCSQHQPLQNTQSNGVVNRLNSDPSEPGTSNNHSGAGSTKVHCLTCEKKEGNLGPDSLSNAIVMCSCDKHAPSSYKRNGNNGSMAARLIVFTSDSDSSRSPTHSPVKRRLNRNTLEESPSKRKTKGRTFRTDEDSLNSESAIFAPLESDIDESANSVLEQQVEMTVPHSLPQWEKTRRMKTAGETQMKMNPP, encoded by the exons ATGTTTGTACTCCATCATAATAGTACTAATACTAGCAATTATACTTTGTTCCGAGGAGACGTGGACAGACTTGGACCGGGTCGACATGAGTCTGGGTCGTCTCGTGTCCTGTGTCCTCTGTCTGAGCTCCGAAGAGACACAGACCACCGGAGCTTTATCCATCAAAGACGAAGTCGCTGCTCATCAGAACTGTTTG ATGTGGTGAAGGAGGTCAAACGAGGAAGAAAACTG CAATGCCACAAATGTAAGAAAAAGGGCGCCACTGCCGGGTGTGAAGTCAAACGCTGCAAGAGGTCCTACCACTTCCCCTGTGCTGTGAAGAAGGGAGCCAAGGTCATCGAAGATCCGGCCAAAGGGAGTTATGG GTTGTACTGCTCCCAACACCAACCACTTCAAA aCACACAAAGCAATGGTGTGGTAAACAGGCTCAACTCTGATCCATCAGAACCTGGAACTTCCAAcaatcacagtggagctggatcAACTAAG GTTCACTGTCTCACCTgtgagaagaaagaaggaaaccTCGGTCCGGATAGTTTGTCTAATGCCATTGTCAT gtgctCCTGTGACAAACACGCTCCTTCGTCATATAAGAGGAACGGTAATA ACGGTTCTATGGCAGCCAGACTGATTGTTTTTACCAGCGACTCGGACTCGTCCCGCAGTCCGACACATTCGCCTGTCAAG AGACGGTTGAATCGAAACAC GCTGGAGGAGAGCCCCTCGAAACGTAAGACTAAAGGCCGGACGTTCAGAACAGATGAGGATTCTTTAAACTCAG AATCGGCGATATTTGCCCCTTTAGAGTCAGACATAGACGAAAGTGCCAACTCTGTTCTAGAGCAACAAGTGG AAATGACAGTCCCTCACAGTCTCCCTCAG TGGGAAAAGACCCGGAGGATGAAAACAGCGGGagaaacacagatgaagatgaatcCACCATGA
- the phf11 gene encoding uncharacterized protein phf11 isoform X4 encodes MFVLHHNSTNTSNYTLFRGDVDRLGPGRHESGSSRVLCPLSELRRDTDHRSFIHQRRSRCSSELFEDVVKEVKRGRKLQCHKCKKKGATAGCEVKRCKRSYHFPCAVKKGAKVIEDPAKGSYGLYCSQHQPLQNTQSNGVVNRLNSDPSEPGTSNNHSGAGSTKVHCLTCEKKEGNLGPDSLSNAIVMCSCDKHAPSSYKRNGNNGSMAARLIVFTSDSDSSRSPTHSPVKRRLNRNTLEESPSKRKTKGRTFRTDEDSLNSESAIFAPLESDIDESANSVLEQQVEMTVPHSLPQWEKTRRMKTAGETQMKMNPP; translated from the exons ATGTTTGTACTCCATCATAATAGTACTAATACTAGCAATTATACTTTGTTCCGAGGAGACGTGGACAGACTTGGACCGGGTCGACATGAGTCTGGGTCGTCTCGTGTCCTGTGTCCTCTGTCTGAGCTCCGAAGAGACACAGACCACCGGAGCTTTATCCATCAAAGACGAAGTCGCTGCTCATCAGAACTGTTTG AAGATGTGGTGAAGGAGGTCAAACGAGGAAGAAAACTG CAATGCCACAAATGTAAGAAAAAGGGCGCCACTGCCGGGTGTGAAGTCAAACGCTGCAAGAGGTCCTACCACTTCCCCTGTGCTGTGAAGAAGGGAGCCAAGGTCATCGAAGATCCGGCCAAAGGGAGTTATGG GTTGTACTGCTCCCAACACCAACCACTTCAAA aCACACAAAGCAATGGTGTGGTAAACAGGCTCAACTCTGATCCATCAGAACCTGGAACTTCCAAcaatcacagtggagctggatcAACTAAG GTTCACTGTCTCACCTgtgagaagaaagaaggaaaccTCGGTCCGGATAGTTTGTCTAATGCCATTGTCAT gtgctCCTGTGACAAACACGCTCCTTCGTCATATAAGAGGAACGGTAATA ACGGTTCTATGGCAGCCAGACTGATTGTTTTTACCAGCGACTCGGACTCGTCCCGCAGTCCGACACATTCGCCTGTCAAG AGACGGTTGAATCGAAACAC GCTGGAGGAGAGCCCCTCGAAACGTAAGACTAAAGGCCGGACGTTCAGAACAGATGAGGATTCTTTAAACTCAG AATCGGCGATATTTGCCCCTTTAGAGTCAGACATAGACGAAAGTGCCAACTCTGTTCTAGAGCAACAAGTGG AAATGACAGTCCCTCACAGTCTCCCTCAG TGGGAAAAGACCCGGAGGATGAAAACAGCGGGagaaacacagatgaagatgaatcCACCATGA
- the phf11 gene encoding uncharacterized protein phf11 isoform X8: MSLGRLVSCVLCLSSEETQTTGALSIKDEVAAHQNCLLFSSGIFCRNSPQFDDLFGFSIEDVVKEVKRGRKLQCHKCKKKGATAGCEVKRCKRSYHFPCAVKKGAKVIEDPAKGSYGLYCSQHQPLQNTQSNGVVNRLNSDPSEPGTSNNHSGAGSTKVHCLTCEKKEGNLGPDSLSNAIVMCSCDKHAPSSYKRNGNNGSMAARLIVFTSDSDSSRSPTHSPVKRRLNRNTLEESPSKRKTKGRTFRTDEDSLNSESAIFAPLESDIDESANSVLEQQVEMTVPHSLPQWEKTRRMKTAGETQMKMNPP; encoded by the exons ATGAGTCTGGGTCGTCTCGTGTCCTGTGTCCTCTGTCTGAGCTCCGAAGAGACACAGACCACCGGAGCTTTATCCATCAAAGACGAAGTCGCTGCTCATCAGAACTGTTTG TTATTTTCTTCTGGTATTTTTTGTCGGAATTCCCCTCAGTTTGACGACCTGTTTGGTTTCTCCATAGAAGATGTGGTGAAGGAGGTCAAACGAGGAAGAAAACTG CAATGCCACAAATGTAAGAAAAAGGGCGCCACTGCCGGGTGTGAAGTCAAACGCTGCAAGAGGTCCTACCACTTCCCCTGTGCTGTGAAGAAGGGAGCCAAGGTCATCGAAGATCCGGCCAAAGGGAGTTATGG GTTGTACTGCTCCCAACACCAACCACTTCAAA aCACACAAAGCAATGGTGTGGTAAACAGGCTCAACTCTGATCCATCAGAACCTGGAACTTCCAAcaatcacagtggagctggatcAACTAAG GTTCACTGTCTCACCTgtgagaagaaagaaggaaaccTCGGTCCGGATAGTTTGTCTAATGCCATTGTCAT gtgctCCTGTGACAAACACGCTCCTTCGTCATATAAGAGGAACGGTAATA ACGGTTCTATGGCAGCCAGACTGATTGTTTTTACCAGCGACTCGGACTCGTCCCGCAGTCCGACACATTCGCCTGTCAAG AGACGGTTGAATCGAAACAC GCTGGAGGAGAGCCCCTCGAAACGTAAGACTAAAGGCCGGACGTTCAGAACAGATGAGGATTCTTTAAACTCAG AATCGGCGATATTTGCCCCTTTAGAGTCAGACATAGACGAAAGTGCCAACTCTGTTCTAGAGCAACAAGTGG AAATGACAGTCCCTCACAGTCTCCCTCAG TGGGAAAAGACCCGGAGGATGAAAACAGCGGGagaaacacagatgaagatgaatcCACCATGA
- the phf11 gene encoding uncharacterized protein phf11 isoform X6, protein MSLGRLVSCVLCLSSEETQTTGALSIKDEVAAHQNCLLFSSGIFCRNSPQFDDLFGFSIEDVVKEVKRGRKLQCHKCKKKGATAGCEVKRCKRSYHFPCAVKKGAKVIEDPAKGSYGLYCSQHQPLQNTQSNGVVNRLNSDPSEPGTSNNHSGAGSTKVHCLTCEKKEGNLGPDSLSNAIVMCSCDKHAPSSYKRNGNNGSMAARLIVFTSDSDSSRSPTHSPVKRRLNRNTLEESPSKRKTKGRTFRTDEDSLNSESAIFAPLESDIDESANSVLEQQVGQSLCINDFLSLKPTLEMFNKLKPIFCSFFSSS, encoded by the exons ATGAGTCTGGGTCGTCTCGTGTCCTGTGTCCTCTGTCTGAGCTCCGAAGAGACACAGACCACCGGAGCTTTATCCATCAAAGACGAAGTCGCTGCTCATCAGAACTGTTTG TTATTTTCTTCTGGTATTTTTTGTCGGAATTCCCCTCAGTTTGACGACCTGTTTGGTTTCTCCATAGAAGATGTGGTGAAGGAGGTCAAACGAGGAAGAAAACTG CAATGCCACAAATGTAAGAAAAAGGGCGCCACTGCCGGGTGTGAAGTCAAACGCTGCAAGAGGTCCTACCACTTCCCCTGTGCTGTGAAGAAGGGAGCCAAGGTCATCGAAGATCCGGCCAAAGGGAGTTATGG GTTGTACTGCTCCCAACACCAACCACTTCAAA aCACACAAAGCAATGGTGTGGTAAACAGGCTCAACTCTGATCCATCAGAACCTGGAACTTCCAAcaatcacagtggagctggatcAACTAAG GTTCACTGTCTCACCTgtgagaagaaagaaggaaaccTCGGTCCGGATAGTTTGTCTAATGCCATTGTCAT gtgctCCTGTGACAAACACGCTCCTTCGTCATATAAGAGGAACGGTAATA ACGGTTCTATGGCAGCCAGACTGATTGTTTTTACCAGCGACTCGGACTCGTCCCGCAGTCCGACACATTCGCCTGTCAAG AGACGGTTGAATCGAAACAC GCTGGAGGAGAGCCCCTCGAAACGTAAGACTAAAGGCCGGACGTTCAGAACAGATGAGGATTCTTTAAACTCAG AATCGGCGATATTTGCCCCTTTAGAGTCAGACATAGACGAAAGTGCCAACTCTGTTCTAGAGCAACAAGTGGGTCAAAGCCTCTGTATTAATGATTTCTTATCACTAAAACCAACATTAGAGATGTTTAATAAGCTGAAACCCATCTTCTGTTCGTTCTTCTCCTCTTCGTGA